Proteins from a genomic interval of Actinoalloteichus hymeniacidonis:
- a CDS encoding MFS transporter produces MSSSAGTDQQSTNPPRRDDTRFPIEIWILVICGFIIAVGFGILAPALPTFAASFDVGVTAVSLTVSAFAFMRLLFAPTSGRLVTRWGERKVYFWGLIIVAVGTAVCGFATEYWQLLLFRSIGGIGSTMFTVSGVAMLIRLAPPAMRGRASGLWATSFLLGNITGPLIGGGLVEISIRLPFLVYGVAVLLAAFVSLIFLRNSTLADRGNDDADVTPLRVRDALRHPTYRAALASNFGNGWAVFGVRISLLPLFVVEVLRERESMAGISLAVFAAGNAIALTFSGRLADRIGRKPLALAGLLVSGGGTVWLGFTDSVTMFLIASVVAGIGSGLLSPPQSAVVADIIGNKGKGGPVLAGFQMAADVGAIIGPLVAGLLADSFSYGAAFGVTGLITLLAVFFWVPAPETLPRPVTTADEEPGTATELAPESGILSEAPEPPVGERVGGKPDQPDV; encoded by the coding sequence GTGTCATCGTCGGCCGGGACGGACCAGCAATCGACCAACCCGCCAAGACGGGACGACACCCGATTTCCGATCGAGATCTGGATCCTGGTCATCTGCGGATTCATCATCGCGGTCGGGTTCGGCATCCTCGCCCCGGCGCTTCCGACCTTCGCGGCCAGCTTCGACGTCGGCGTCACGGCGGTCTCGCTCACCGTCAGTGCCTTCGCGTTCATGCGGCTGCTCTTCGCCCCCACCAGCGGCCGTCTCGTCACCCGCTGGGGCGAGCGCAAGGTGTATTTCTGGGGGCTGATCATCGTCGCGGTCGGCACCGCGGTCTGCGGCTTCGCCACCGAGTACTGGCAGCTGTTGTTGTTCCGCTCGATCGGCGGCATCGGCTCCACCATGTTCACCGTCTCCGGCGTCGCCATGCTCATCCGACTCGCCCCGCCGGCGATGCGCGGCCGGGCCTCCGGCCTGTGGGCGACGTCCTTCCTGCTCGGCAACATCACCGGCCCGCTCATCGGCGGCGGCCTGGTCGAGATCTCGATCCGACTGCCGTTCCTGGTCTACGGCGTCGCCGTCCTGCTCGCGGCCTTCGTCTCGCTGATCTTCCTGCGGAACTCCACGCTCGCCGACCGAGGCAACGACGACGCCGACGTCACGCCGCTGCGAGTGCGCGACGCGCTTCGACACCCCACCTACCGGGCGGCGCTGGCCTCGAACTTCGGCAACGGCTGGGCCGTGTTCGGCGTGCGGATCTCGCTGCTGCCACTGTTCGTCGTCGAGGTGTTGCGCGAGCGGGAGAGCATGGCGGGCATCTCGCTCGCGGTCTTCGCCGCGGGCAACGCCATCGCCTTGACCTTCTCCGGCAGGCTGGCCGACCGGATCGGCCGCAAACCGCTGGCACTGGCCGGGCTGCTGGTCTCCGGTGGCGGCACCGTGTGGCTGGGCTTCACCGATTCGGTGACGATGTTCCTGATCGCCTCCGTGGTGGCAGGCATCGGATCGGGTCTGCTCAGCCCGCCGCAGAGCGCCGTCGTCGCCGACATCATCGGCAACAAGGGCAAGGGTGGCCCGGTGCTGGCAGGCTTCCAGATGGCCGCCGACGTCGGCGCGATCATCGGCCCGCTGGTCGCCGGTCTGCTGGCCGACAGCTTCTCCTACGGAGCGGCCTTCGGCGTGACGGGACTCATCACCTTGCTCGCCGTGTTCTTCTGGGTGCCCGCCCCCGAGACGTTGCCCCGCCCGGTCACCACCGCCGACGAGGAGCCGGGAACGGCAACCGAGCTGGCCCCGGAGTCGGGAATCCTGTCCGAGGCGCCCGAACCGCCCGTGGGCGAGCGGGTCGGCGGCAAACCGGACCAACCGGATGTGTGA
- a CDS encoding DsbA family protein codes for MGVPDLAGAGRTWTVGGAERSARKIRQQQTQAAAAKALKSDGGGKKNPVLIGVVVIVVIAIAVIGGVLLTQDREEEQAADTIPVVEHGDHPVTREAGAVLVGQEDAGVVIDLYEDFLCPGCAQFEEIYADQIDSALADGSIQVRYHMLPMLNDSDAAPGYSMRAANATLCAADEDQFVNYHASLFAAQPGSGSTVWNDDQLIALGEELGIDSPEFPVCVRNGENASQVTEELVTADATEHLQNEEGRFAGTPLISVDGERFDFRDSEWLNKAIASGS; via the coding sequence ATGGGCGTGCCGGACCTCGCAGGTGCAGGAAGGACGTGGACGGTGGGCGGCGCGGAGCGCAGTGCTCGAAAGATTCGGCAGCAGCAGACCCAGGCTGCGGCGGCCAAGGCATTGAAGTCGGACGGTGGTGGGAAGAAGAACCCCGTGCTGATCGGCGTGGTGGTGATCGTGGTCATCGCCATCGCAGTGATCGGCGGGGTACTACTGACCCAGGACAGGGAAGAGGAACAGGCGGCCGACACCATCCCGGTCGTCGAGCACGGCGATCACCCCGTCACCCGGGAAGCGGGCGCGGTGCTGGTCGGACAGGAGGACGCCGGGGTCGTCATCGACCTCTACGAGGACTTCCTCTGCCCCGGCTGCGCACAGTTCGAAGAGATCTACGCCGACCAGATCGACTCGGCACTGGCCGACGGCTCCATCCAGGTCAGGTACCACATGCTCCCGATGCTCAACGACTCGGACGCGGCACCCGGCTACTCGATGCGGGCCGCCAACGCCACGCTGTGCGCCGCCGACGAGGACCAGTTCGTCAACTACCACGCCAGCCTCTTCGCGGCCCAGCCCGGCTCCGGCAGCACGGTGTGGAACGACGACCAGCTCATCGCCCTCGGTGAGGAACTGGGCATCGACTCCCCGGAGTTCCCGGTCTGTGTCCGCAACGGCGAGAACGCCAGCCAGGTGACCGAGGAACTCGTCACCGCCGACGCCACCGAACACCTCCAGAACGAGGAGGGCCGCTTCGCGGGCACCCCGCTGATCTCGGTGGACGGTGAGCGCTTCGACTTCCGCGACTCCGAGTGGCTGAACAAGGCGATCGCCTCGGGAAGCTGA
- the hrpB gene encoding ATP-dependent helicase HrpB, producing MTAGGGALPTELPALPIREVLDEVLAAMSDRGVAVLSAPPGTGKTTLVPLALAAAGLRVLVAEPRRLATRAAAARMAELCGDPVGGIVGYSVRGDRKRSAATRVEVVTSGLLVRRLQSDPELTSVDVVLLDECHERHLDADLALALLLDARAGLRPDLRLLAASATVDTDRLTRLLDDAPVIHATARTFPVQTHYVAPVRREHIEGTVARAVRTALAENTDDVLVFLPGAGEIRRVTGLLAGLPDVDVLPLHGRLPTEQQDRALRIGARRRVVLATSVAESSLTVPGVRTVVDSGLARTARTDHRRGLSGLVTGRVSAAVAEQRAGRAGRQGPGRVYRCWPEHEHSTLPRYPDPEVRTADLTRLALELACWGTPDGTALRWWDTPPAGPLAAGRAVLTAIGALDASGSVTPRGSRFAGLGLHPRLARALWDGAALVGAEAAAEVVALLDEEPTGQADLSDALRQARNDRGGSARLRRETTRLARLAAQAQAQAGADGGAGRRADSRRGTDAAALIVGLAFPERLARRRGTSGSTYLMAGGTAVELPAGSSLTGAGWLAVAVADRSPGQTHAMVRLAARADVDLATAAAPALLSDAEEIGWVDGDVRARRVRKLGAIVLRERELPDPDHAEVHGAILAGLRQEGLGLLRWDPAAEALRNRMAFLHRTLGDPWPSVDEAELMAGLDDWLGPALGRARRRADLASIDTAAALRRLLPWQVAGRLDELAPERIEVPSGSKVRLDYRADRPVLPVKVQEAFGWTRTPRLADGRVPVLLHLLSPAGRPAAVTDDLESFWRTGYPQVRSELRGRYPKHPWPDDPTTATPTRRTRPR from the coding sequence ATGACTGCAGGAGGCGGCGCCCTTCCCACCGAACTGCCCGCGCTGCCCATCCGCGAGGTGCTCGACGAGGTACTCGCGGCCATGTCCGACCGGGGCGTCGCGGTACTCAGCGCACCGCCGGGCACCGGCAAGACCACGCTGGTGCCGCTCGCGCTAGCCGCCGCCGGGCTACGTGTGTTGGTGGCCGAACCGAGGCGGCTGGCCACCCGCGCCGCGGCCGCCCGGATGGCCGAGCTGTGTGGCGACCCGGTCGGCGGGATCGTCGGCTATTCGGTGCGGGGTGACCGCAAACGCTCGGCGGCCACCCGCGTCGAGGTCGTCACCAGCGGCCTCTTGGTACGCAGGCTGCAATCCGACCCGGAGTTGACCAGTGTCGACGTCGTCCTACTCGACGAGTGCCACGAACGGCACCTGGACGCCGATCTGGCCTTGGCGCTGCTGCTGGACGCGCGCGCCGGGCTGCGCCCCGATCTCCGGCTGCTCGCGGCATCGGCGACGGTCGACACCGACCGGCTGACCCGGCTACTCGATGACGCACCGGTCATCCACGCGACCGCCCGCACCTTCCCGGTCCAGACGCACTACGTCGCGCCGGTCCGTCGCGAACACATCGAGGGCACCGTGGCCAGGGCGGTGCGCACCGCCCTGGCGGAGAACACCGACGACGTCCTGGTGTTCCTGCCCGGCGCGGGCGAGATCCGCCGGGTGACCGGACTGCTCGCCGGACTGCCCGACGTGGATGTGCTGCCCCTGCACGGCAGGCTGCCCACCGAGCAGCAGGATCGCGCGTTGCGGATCGGCGCCCGCCGTCGAGTCGTGCTGGCCACCTCGGTGGCCGAATCCAGCCTCACCGTGCCCGGAGTGCGGACCGTGGTGGACTCGGGGCTGGCGCGAACCGCCCGCACCGATCACCGCCGGGGCCTGTCCGGCCTGGTCACCGGCCGTGTCTCGGCCGCCGTCGCCGAGCAGCGTGCCGGTCGGGCCGGCCGCCAGGGGCCGGGGCGGGTCTACCGCTGCTGGCCCGAACACGAGCATTCGACACTGCCCCGATATCCGGACCCGGAGGTCCGCACCGCCGACCTCACCCGGCTGGCCCTGGAGCTGGCCTGCTGGGGCACCCCGGACGGCACCGCGCTGCGGTGGTGGGACACGCCGCCTGCGGGCCCGTTGGCGGCGGGGCGGGCGGTGCTGACCGCGATCGGCGCGTTGGACGCCTCGGGATCGGTGACGCCCCGGGGAAGTCGGTTCGCCGGTCTCGGCCTGCATCCCCGGTTGGCCAGGGCGCTGTGGGACGGCGCCGCGCTGGTGGGGGCCGAGGCCGCCGCCGAGGTGGTCGCGCTGCTGGACGAGGAGCCCACCGGCCAAGCCGACCTGTCGGACGCGCTTCGGCAGGCCCGCAACGACCGTGGCGGCTCGGCTCGACTACGTCGCGAGACCACCAGGCTCGCCCGGCTGGCGGCCCAGGCCCAAGCCCAAGCCGGGGCCGACGGCGGAGCGGGGCGCAGAGCGGATTCGAGGCGCGGCACCGACGCGGCCGCGTTGATCGTCGGGTTGGCCTTCCCGGAACGGCTGGCCCGTCGCCGAGGCACCTCGGGATCGACCTATCTGATGGCGGGCGGCACCGCCGTCGAACTGCCTGCGGGCAGTTCGCTGACCGGCGCGGGCTGGCTCGCCGTCGCGGTCGCCGATCGCTCGCCCGGTCAGACCCACGCCATGGTCCGGCTCGCGGCCCGCGCCGATGTCGACCTCGCGACAGCGGCGGCTCCGGCGCTGCTGTCGGACGCCGAGGAGATCGGCTGGGTGGACGGTGATGTCCGGGCCCGCCGCGTGCGCAAGCTCGGTGCGATCGTGCTGCGCGAACGCGAGCTGCCCGATCCCGACCACGCCGAGGTGCACGGCGCGATCCTGGCCGGGCTGCGTCAGGAGGGCCTCGGCTTGCTCCGGTGGGACCCTGCGGCGGAAGCGCTGCGCAACCGCATGGCGTTCCTGCATCGGACGCTGGGCGACCCGTGGCCCTCGGTGGACGAGGCCGAGCTGATGGCGGGTCTCGACGACTGGCTCGGACCGGCGTTGGGTCGGGCCCGTCGACGCGCCGATCTGGCGAGCATCGACACCGCGGCAGCGCTGCGCAGGCTGCTGCCCTGGCAGGTGGCGGGACGGTTGGACGAGTTGGCGCCGGAGCGCATCGAGGTGCCCTCCGGTTCGAAGGTCCGGCTGGACTACCGGGCCGATCGGCCCGTGCTCCCGGTGAAGGTTCAGGAGGCCTTCGGCTGGACGCGGACGCCCCGGTTGGCCGATGGCCGGGTGCCGGTGTTGCTGCATCTGCTCTCCCCCGCAGGCCGACCCGCGGCCGTCACCGACGATCTGGAGTCGTTCTGGCGTACCGGGTATCCACAGGTGCGTTCCGAGCTGCGCGGTCGCTATCCGAAGCATCCGTGGCCGGACGATCCGACCACCGCGACGCCGACCCGGCGGACGCGACCACGCTGA